A window from Dehalobacter sp. DCA encodes these proteins:
- a CDS encoding DUF3656 domain-containing U32 family peptidase, whose protein sequence is MHSDFGSSPRQHTNKKMELLAPAGSYEALKAAVENGADAVYLGGKMFNARASASNFDSEELSKAVTYAHERGVKVYVTLNILVADSEFSELSDYVYQLYSLGADALIVQDIGVANFIRKVLPEMKLHASTQMTQNNIYGLKQLEKMGFSRVVLARETSAPEIEKIVQATELDVEVFGHGALCISYSGQCLMSSYIGGRSGNRGRCAQPCRMAYSLVDGKGRDLLEGRKTGEHLLSPRDLKLLDNLGELQRIGVRSLKIEGRMKRPEYVATVIRVYRKALDFLQEQKGQEITARDLYELTQIFNRDFTTGYFQGYQGAEMMSFSRPNNRGTMLGRITDLKNNRLTLKLDRELGLGDGLEIWTKRGREGISVGRIGVPGGKTVNSAAPGDTVTIEFEGAANIGDRVFKTHDEQLIAQARLSFQEGKEMRKRPLKMQLSGKAGQKLRLTVWDDQQHVALESQCEAQEAQNRPLTQEVLVKQLGRLGNTPFYLGELTTALEGDLMIPVSALNELRRAAVEKLLEPSHSKPALTLNAYQERTHAWNQQLKTGRTVSGKTGTGKHLLSAAVTDSSMIAPLLKSGADRIILGGEHWRSRPSLTLAELQKALDTCQSRGRTLLWRLPRILNQIQCEQVLKDLTEVAGWPARPVIMAGNLAEIEMVKTVDPEWTWETDYFVHCFNEAALEWVHRAGARQAALSMELSQEQLAVLGKSEGIELLVFGDMEMMVSEFCLPGAVLGEGKDGAPNKCGKACQNRDLYLKDRMAYHFPLATDQECRMHVFNAKTLNLVTELSKIADMGIRNIRLELLRASLPQAERAVAVFHQLWKETAGGKNIGKEETEEAMKSLEGLYPDGFTRGHFYRGVLT, encoded by the coding sequence ATGCATTCAGATTTTGGCAGCAGTCCGCGGCAGCATACAAATAAAAAGATGGAACTTCTTGCACCGGCCGGGAGTTACGAGGCATTGAAGGCTGCGGTGGAAAACGGAGCCGATGCCGTCTATCTCGGAGGCAAAATGTTTAATGCCAGAGCTTCGGCCTCAAATTTTGATTCGGAGGAATTGTCTAAGGCGGTGACGTACGCGCACGAACGCGGCGTTAAGGTCTATGTGACATTAAATATTCTTGTGGCTGACAGTGAATTCTCAGAGCTGTCGGACTATGTCTATCAGCTTTATTCACTTGGCGCAGACGCATTGATTGTTCAGGACATCGGGGTTGCGAATTTTATCCGGAAAGTTCTGCCGGAAATGAAACTTCATGCCAGCACGCAGATGACCCAGAATAATATTTACGGGCTGAAGCAACTTGAAAAAATGGGTTTTTCCAGGGTTGTTCTAGCCAGGGAGACTTCGGCGCCGGAAATAGAAAAAATTGTTCAGGCGACGGAGTTGGATGTCGAGGTTTTTGGACATGGCGCACTATGCATCAGTTATTCCGGACAGTGTCTGATGTCGAGCTATATCGGGGGACGGAGCGGTAACCGTGGAAGATGTGCGCAGCCTTGCAGGATGGCCTACAGTCTGGTCGACGGCAAAGGCAGGGATCTGCTGGAAGGAAGGAAGACCGGGGAGCACCTTCTAAGCCCGCGTGATCTGAAATTGTTGGACAATCTCGGGGAGCTGCAGCGGATCGGTGTGCGCTCACTGAAGATAGAAGGCAGGATGAAAAGGCCCGAATATGTGGCAACGGTCATCCGGGTCTACCGTAAAGCCCTGGACTTTTTACAGGAACAAAAGGGGCAGGAAATCACAGCCCGGGATCTATATGAGCTGACTCAGATTTTTAACCGGGATTTTACAACCGGATACTTTCAGGGTTACCAGGGAGCGGAGATGATGAGTTTCAGCCGCCCAAACAATCGTGGCACCATGCTGGGCCGAATTACGGATCTAAAAAACAACCGTCTGACACTGAAGCTGGACCGCGAGCTGGGACTCGGAGACGGCCTGGAGATCTGGACAAAAAGAGGCCGCGAAGGGATCAGCGTCGGAAGAATAGGGGTACCTGGCGGCAAAACGGTTAACAGTGCTGCACCCGGAGATACGGTCACCATAGAATTTGAAGGCGCTGCGAATATTGGGGACCGGGTATTCAAAACCCACGATGAGCAGTTGATTGCCCAGGCCCGGCTTAGTTTCCAGGAAGGCAAGGAAATGCGCAAGCGGCCGTTAAAAATGCAGCTTTCCGGAAAAGCTGGTCAAAAACTGCGCCTGACCGTCTGGGACGACCAGCAGCACGTTGCGCTGGAATCGCAGTGTGAGGCTCAGGAAGCACAGAATCGGCCACTGACACAGGAGGTTCTGGTAAAACAGCTGGGGCGTCTGGGGAATACCCCATTTTATCTGGGAGAATTAACGACAGCACTGGAAGGGGATCTGATGATACCGGTTAGTGCGTTGAATGAATTGCGGCGCGCTGCGGTGGAGAAGCTTTTGGAACCGTCTCACAGCAAGCCGGCACTGACCTTGAATGCGTATCAGGAGCGGACCCACGCTTGGAATCAGCAGCTCAAAACCGGCCGGACAGTATCGGGAAAAACCGGAACAGGCAAGCATTTGCTCAGTGCCGCGGTGACGGATTCTTCCATGATTGCGCCCTTGCTGAAGTCCGGTGCGGACAGAATCATCCTGGGCGGAGAACACTGGCGGTCCAGACCGTCCCTTACCCTGGCAGAGCTGCAGAAGGCGCTCGATACGTGTCAAAGCCGGGGAAGAACGCTACTATGGAGATTGCCGCGAATCTTGAATCAGATCCAGTGTGAGCAGGTGCTGAAGGATCTGACAGAGGTGGCAGGCTGGCCGGCAAGGCCGGTGATCATGGCCGGGAATCTGGCGGAAATCGAAATGGTGAAGACCGTTGATCCCGAGTGGACTTGGGAGACGGATTATTTTGTGCATTGTTTTAACGAAGCGGCGCTGGAATGGGTTCACAGGGCAGGCGCAAGGCAGGCAGCCCTTTCCATGGAATTAAGTCAGGAACAGCTTGCCGTTCTGGGCAAATCCGAAGGTATTGAGTTGCTGGTGTTTGGCGATATGGAAATGATGGTCAGTGAATTCTGTCTTCCCGGCGCTGTGCTGGGGGAGGGAAAAGACGGAGCCCCCAACAAATGCGGAAAGGCCTGTCAAAACAGAGACCTGTACCTGAAGGACCGCATGGCCTATCACTTCCCACTGGCTACGGATCAAGAGTGCCGGATGCATGTCTTCAATGCCAAAACCTTGAATCTGGTAACCGAACTGTCTAAAATAGCCGATATGGGCATCAGAAATATCCGGCTGGAACTGCTTCGGGCATCCCTGCCCCAGGCTGAACGTGCCGTTGCAGTCTTTCACCAGCTTTGGAAAGAAACGGCTGGAGGCAAGAACATAGGCAAAGAGGAAACAGAAGAAGCGATGAAAAGCCTGGAGGGGCTTTATCCCGATGGCTTTACCAGAGGACATTTTTACAGAGGGGTGCTAACGTAA
- a CDS encoding transglycosylase domain-containing protein — protein MANNNDYHNRNADQKNRRVHPVKKKKKFFNTPYFRIPLLIIILLIVILGIYLIVAVAKTPKLDVELLTGQKQSSVVYDNEQNSIAQLHSSENRLLVDYEDIPDTVKETFIAVEDKRFYKHFGADPIRIIKSAFNNLKAGEVVEGGSTITIQLAKNAFIEDPTAQKLSRKIQEAVLALQIEHVYTKNEILTFYLNRIYLGESSFGIRTASLTYFNKELKDLNPAEIAMLAGLPQAPSGYDPYFYPEKAKARRTIVLGVMRDNGIITQADYDKYVDTPFTFVDQVKSKQKNVQMPEIATRNKQHPYFVDYVISELQAKYGFTPEQIYSGGLKIYTTVNSKIQTKAEEAFADSKNFPANSKDGTSVQGAMTVLEPDSGAIAAMVGGREYTPMGLNRAYQSKRQPGSTAKPLVVYAPALEHGGYYPGTVFDDMPVKFNNGDGTVWAPTDYDTITSGWRGLITMREAVEDSVNVYAVKLLSSLGVENGWQFAKNNLGLSLTNNDKVLSMALGTFDISTLQMASAYGTFANNGVKAEPYSVIKVLGPDGKTLVENTPSEKRVMKETTAYLMNDLLRSVVTYGTGTKARIGNWYICGKTGTTSLDPAKFGNRSGNPDAWFAGYSPKYAGVVWMGYDQTDTSHYLYKVYGGSYPASIWKQVMTVAHEGLAVQSSISRPEGLTTVKFDSKSGLLPSSLTPSEFVKSEICAADSVPTKVSDVWVQVMVDANNPNLLAPVGSMNAVSRICLNVLDRPKDVTWPSDEAPYKAPDKYVNESGSSTSGETPPVGDSSIPQLSLSSPYYDGSSTVVQLPVSNYNTKKYTVKLYIKKPGQSYLETYVPEDGNKRTIQYRLNLFGAGAVSGTYTFWGVLMDNDSFTEGPPSNPVTLEISN, from the coding sequence ATGGCTAATAACAATGATTATCATAACCGTAATGCAGATCAGAAAAACAGGCGGGTTCACCCTGTCAAAAAGAAAAAAAAGTTTTTTAATACACCCTACTTCAGAATTCCTCTTCTTATCATCATTCTACTTATTGTGATTTTAGGTATTTACTTAATTGTTGCTGTTGCAAAAACCCCCAAATTAGACGTTGAGCTGCTGACAGGTCAGAAACAATCCTCTGTGGTCTATGACAATGAACAGAATTCGATTGCCCAGCTTCACTCCTCCGAAAACAGACTGCTGGTCGACTATGAAGACATTCCGGACACTGTGAAAGAAACGTTTATCGCGGTGGAAGATAAACGGTTTTATAAACATTTTGGGGCAGACCCGATCCGGATTATCAAATCGGCTTTTAATAATTTGAAAGCCGGCGAAGTCGTCGAAGGCGGCAGCACCATCACGATTCAGCTCGCAAAAAACGCTTTTATAGAAGATCCGACGGCGCAGAAGCTTTCGCGCAAGATCCAGGAAGCCGTTCTAGCTCTTCAGATTGAGCATGTCTACACCAAGAACGAAATTCTGACCTTTTACTTGAATCGGATTTACTTAGGGGAATCGTCTTTTGGAATCCGGACCGCTTCTTTGACTTATTTTAACAAAGAACTTAAGGATCTGAATCCGGCTGAAATCGCCATGCTGGCCGGCCTCCCTCAAGCTCCAAGCGGTTATGACCCATACTTTTATCCGGAAAAAGCCAAAGCAAGACGAACGATCGTCCTGGGTGTGATGAGAGACAATGGCATTATTACACAGGCTGATTATGACAAGTATGTCGATACACCTTTCACGTTTGTTGACCAGGTTAAATCCAAACAAAAGAATGTCCAAATGCCCGAAATTGCAACGCGCAACAAACAACACCCTTATTTTGTTGACTATGTAATTTCGGAGCTTCAGGCTAAATATGGCTTTACACCTGAACAGATCTATAGCGGTGGTTTAAAGATTTATACGACTGTAAATTCAAAAATCCAGACCAAAGCCGAGGAAGCTTTTGCAGACTCCAAGAATTTCCCTGCTAACAGTAAGGACGGGACTTCCGTTCAAGGTGCGATGACTGTACTGGAGCCCGATAGCGGGGCGATTGCAGCCATGGTAGGTGGCCGGGAATACACTCCGATGGGTTTGAACCGCGCTTACCAGTCCAAAAGACAGCCTGGATCGACTGCCAAGCCACTGGTTGTCTATGCGCCGGCACTTGAACACGGCGGTTATTATCCCGGAACAGTATTCGATGATATGCCCGTTAAATTTAATAACGGTGACGGCACTGTCTGGGCCCCGACGGATTATGACACCATTACTTCCGGCTGGCGGGGTTTGATCACGATGCGCGAAGCTGTTGAGGACTCTGTAAACGTTTACGCCGTAAAACTCTTAAGCTCTCTCGGGGTTGAAAATGGCTGGCAGTTCGCCAAGAATAATCTGGGGCTTTCCCTAACCAACAATGACAAAGTATTAAGTATGGCCCTCGGGACATTTGATATTTCCACCCTGCAGATGGCTTCAGCTTACGGAACATTTGCCAATAACGGTGTCAAAGCTGAACCTTACAGTGTTATTAAAGTTTTAGGCCCCGATGGTAAAACACTGGTCGAAAACACGCCTTCCGAGAAAAGAGTGATGAAAGAAACCACTGCCTATTTGATGAATGATCTCCTAAGGAGCGTTGTAACCTACGGAACAGGCACAAAGGCCCGGATTGGCAATTGGTATATCTGCGGTAAGACGGGTACAACATCCCTGGATCCTGCTAAATTTGGCAATAGGTCCGGTAATCCCGATGCCTGGTTTGCCGGCTATAGCCCAAAATACGCGGGGGTTGTCTGGATGGGGTATGATCAGACAGATACAAGCCATTACCTGTATAAGGTATATGGCGGCAGCTACCCGGCCAGCATCTGGAAACAGGTCATGACGGTTGCCCACGAAGGACTGGCAGTTCAGTCGAGTATCAGCCGTCCCGAAGGGCTTACGACCGTAAAATTCGATTCCAAATCAGGTCTTCTGCCAAGCAGTCTGACTCCTTCGGAATTTGTTAAATCAGAAATATGTGCGGCAGACAGTGTTCCGACAAAAGTCAGTGATGTTTGGGTCCAAGTGATGGTCGATGCTAATAACCCCAACCTTTTAGCCCCCGTAGGCAGCATGAATGCCGTATCGAGGATTTGCCTGAACGTTCTGGACCGGCCTAAAGATGTGACCTGGCCGTCGGACGAAGCCCCCTATAAGGCTCCGGACAAATACGTGAATGAAAGTGGCAGCTCTACCAGCGGTGAGACTCCACCGGTAGGAGATTCAAGTATTCCTCAATTGTCTTTGTCTTCTCCGTATTATGACGGATCGAGCACTGTTGTTCAGCTTCCGGTTTCCAACTATAACACTAAAAAATATACTGTTAAGCTGTATATCAAGAAACCGGGACAATCCTATCTTGAAACGTATGTGCCGGAAGACGGAAACAAGAGGACGATTCAATACCGTTTAAATCTTTTCGGTGCCGGAGCAGTCTCCGGAACCTACACCTTCTGGGGTGTTCTGATGGACAATGACTCTTTTACAGAGGGTCCTCCGTCAAATCCCGTGACGTTGGAAATCAGTAATTAA
- a CDS encoding GNAT family N-acetyltransferase, which translates to MEEFEIRDGMEMMDFPTVTQLLAKSYWSPGIKMDEVKKGASNSALVVGAFDSAHNQIGYARVVSDKTRFAYIMDVYVNENNRKRGIGKKIIEHILSHNELRDVYQWLLITKDAHELYGNFGFKPLSCPSNFMEIRNKRTSR; encoded by the coding sequence TTGGAAGAGTTTGAGATTCGAGATGGAATGGAAATGATGGATTTCCCAACAGTAACACAGTTGCTAGCAAAATCTTATTGGAGTCCGGGAATTAAAATGGATGAAGTTAAGAAAGGAGCATCTAATTCTGCATTAGTCGTGGGAGCCTTTGATAGTGCTCACAACCAGATTGGGTATGCAAGAGTTGTTTCAGACAAGACAAGATTCGCATACATCATGGATGTATATGTAAACGAGAATAATAGAAAACGAGGTATAGGTAAAAAGATTATTGAACATATACTTTCACATAATGAATTGAGAGATGTTTATCAATGGTTATTGATTACGAAGGATGCTCATGAGTTATATGGCAATTTCGGATTTAAACCGCTATCTTGCCCTTCAAATTTTATGGAAATAAGAAATAAAAGGACGAGTAGGTAG
- a CDS encoding TIGR01777 family oxidoreductase, which yields MNVLIFGGTGFLGRNLTKELISNGYQVAVITRNQKITANKVEGDVKLIEWDNSSSLSSAYDFKEFDVVINFAGESIGNHRWTESVKQEILNSRINTTRFIVNAINDGIINPKVLISASAVGYYGSRQDDKITENEGPGQDFLAGVCRKWEAEAYKVQNELTRVVTIRTGIVLGSQGALTAMVIPFKFYVGGPLGKGNQWLPWIHIQDLIRMIRYIIEHDEVTGPVNGTAPEPVRMEGFTKILGEVLKRPSWFPVPEFLLKIALGQMSEMLLHGQRAIPQKISDVGFEFKFPNLRSALVDALGNRNVV from the coding sequence ATGAATGTTTTAATTTTTGGTGGAACAGGTTTTCTAGGAAGGAACTTAACCAAGGAGTTAATCTCTAATGGTTATCAGGTAGCTGTTATAACGAGAAATCAGAAAATCACAGCAAACAAGGTTGAAGGTGATGTTAAGCTAATAGAGTGGGATAATAGTTCTTCTCTATCTTCTGCTTATGATTTTAAGGAGTTTGATGTAGTAATTAATTTTGCAGGGGAGTCAATCGGTAACCATCGATGGACTGAATCAGTTAAGCAAGAGATATTGAATAGTAGGATAAATACAACTCGTTTTATTGTTAACGCTATAAATGACGGGATTATAAATCCAAAAGTTCTAATAAGCGCTTCCGCCGTAGGGTACTATGGATCTCGTCAGGATGATAAGATAACCGAGAATGAAGGCCCTGGACAGGATTTTCTTGCAGGGGTTTGCCGAAAATGGGAAGCTGAAGCATACAAGGTCCAAAATGAATTAACACGAGTCGTTACTATTCGTACGGGGATAGTATTAGGTAGTCAAGGTGCTCTTACAGCAATGGTTATACCTTTTAAATTTTACGTTGGTGGTCCCTTAGGTAAAGGAAATCAGTGGCTTCCATGGATTCACATTCAAGATCTAATCAGAATGATTAGATATATAATCGAGCATGATGAGGTTACTGGTCCTGTAAATGGAACAGCACCAGAACCAGTAAGAATGGAAGGCTTTACAAAGATTTTAGGTGAAGTCCTAAAAAGACCATCATGGTTTCCTGTTCCTGAATTTTTATTGAAAATCGCATTAGGCCAAATGTCTGAAATGTTATTACATGGTCAAAGGGCTATTCCCCAAAAAATTAGTGATGTTGGTTTTGAGTTTAAGTTTCCTAATTTAAGGTCTGCTCTAGTGGATGCATTGGGGAACCGGAACGTCGTCTAA
- a CDS encoding DUF3795 domain-containing protein, with product MDLKYFFVVIRSRTSVKSRDEVLYKMNKMREELIAPCGMNCRLCMANQREKNHCKGCRNEDDIRYKTKNSTSCIIKNCSVIQSNKSGFCFECDKFPCIRLKQLDKRYRSKYHMSMIENLEHIKQNNLDSFLQHEEIRWSCKECGNFVCVHKHICLVCKTSFIE from the coding sequence ATGGACTTAAAGTATTTCTTTGTGGTAATCAGATCTCGTACGTCAGTAAAATCACGCGATGAGGTACTGTATAAGATGAACAAAATGAGAGAAGAGTTGATTGCTCCTTGCGGGATGAATTGCAGACTTTGTATGGCAAATCAAAGGGAAAAAAATCATTGCAAGGGATGCCGAAACGAGGACGATATAAGGTATAAAACAAAAAATAGCACCAGTTGCATAATCAAAAATTGTTCTGTAATTCAAAGTAATAAATCCGGGTTTTGCTTTGAATGCGACAAATTCCCTTGCATAAGACTAAAACAGTTGGATAAGCGGTATCGAAGTAAGTATCACATGAGCATGATTGAAAATCTTGAGCACATTAAGCAAAATAATCTGGATTCATTTTTACAGCATGAGGAGATTAGATGGAGTTGCAAAGAATGTGGCAATTTTGTCTGTGTACATAAACATATTTGTTTAGTTTGTAAAACTTCATTTATTGAGTGA
- the tyrS gene encoding tyrosine--tRNA ligase: protein MRYIQEWKECFELIDLDKEVQRQMEILRTGAAEIVPEDELKEKIKNSLLSNKPLTVKLGLDPTAPDIHLGHTVPLQKMRQFQDLGHQAVIIIGDFTGRIGDPTGKSETRKALTEEEVLRNAETYKEQIFKILDPAKTRIEFNATWLSKLSFEEVIKLASNCTVARMLERDDFAKRYQEERPISIHEFFYPLMQGYDSVALQSDVELGGTDQKFNLLMGRTLQKDYGQLPQVALTTPILEGLDGVHKMSKSLGNYIGVYESPREMFGKTMSLPDELMIRYFELVTKVPVDEIRCLEKGLADGSVHPRDLKMRLGWEIVRIYHGDAEADQAKDEFIKMFQKKEAPDEMPEFSLAELGASKDGTIELVTLMVNAALAPSRGEARRLVEQGGVKLNDEKLSDSQAAIRLSAGDILKVGKRKFIRIRS from the coding sequence TTGAGGTATATCCAAGAATGGAAGGAATGTTTTGAATTGATCGATTTAGACAAAGAAGTACAAAGACAAATGGAGATATTGAGAACAGGTGCTGCTGAGATTGTACCTGAGGATGAATTGAAGGAAAAAATAAAGAATTCCCTTTTGTCAAATAAACCGCTGACGGTTAAGCTTGGACTTGATCCGACGGCTCCAGATATTCATTTGGGACATACCGTTCCTTTGCAGAAAATGAGACAGTTTCAGGATCTGGGGCATCAGGCAGTGATCATCATCGGAGATTTTACGGGCAGGATAGGTGATCCTACGGGAAAATCCGAAACTAGAAAGGCATTGACCGAAGAAGAAGTGCTTCGGAATGCGGAAACCTATAAAGAACAGATATTTAAAATTCTCGATCCCGCTAAAACAAGGATTGAGTTTAATGCCACCTGGCTTTCAAAGCTCAGTTTTGAAGAGGTCATTAAGTTAGCTTCCAATTGTACGGTTGCCAGAATGCTGGAAAGAGATGATTTTGCCAAGAGATATCAGGAGGAACGGCCGATCAGCATTCATGAATTCTTTTACCCGTTGATGCAGGGCTATGACTCGGTAGCGCTGCAAAGCGACGTCGAACTAGGAGGGACAGACCAGAAGTTTAATTTACTCATGGGCCGTACGCTGCAAAAAGATTATGGGCAATTACCGCAGGTTGCTTTAACAACGCCAATACTTGAGGGGCTTGACGGCGTTCATAAAATGAGTAAAAGTCTTGGTAATTACATCGGAGTCTATGAAAGCCCCAGAGAAATGTTTGGAAAAACGATGTCTTTGCCGGACGAATTGATGATTCGCTATTTCGAATTGGTCACAAAAGTGCCTGTTGACGAAATTCGCTGTCTGGAAAAGGGCCTTGCTGACGGCAGCGTTCATCCGCGTGACTTAAAAATGCGTCTGGGATGGGAGATTGTCCGAATTTATCATGGAGATGCCGAAGCCGATCAGGCAAAAGACGAATTTATTAAAATGTTTCAGAAAAAAGAAGCACCAGATGAGATGCCTGAATTTAGCCTTGCGGAACTTGGGGCATCGAAGGACGGCACGATCGAACTGGTTACGCTGATGGTCAACGCAGCACTTGCCCCGAGCAGGGGAGAAGCCAGAAGACTGGTTGAACAGGGCGGAGTGAAGCTTAACGATGAAAAGCTCTCAGATTCGCAGGCTGCCATTCGTCTTTCGGCCGGTGATATCTTGAAGGTCGGCAAGAGAAAATTTATTCGAATTAGATCGTAG
- a CDS encoding endonuclease MutS2, whose translation MIASDKVLAKLDFSAVRERLRNHCMLPGAKELAEALVPESELRTVRALLRETDEGKILLRINPLFSVRGAREIRPYLERCDRGGTLNPEELLEIRDTLKTARRLKNTLIDGGQSGKDQYSELYTLRETVDGIVPQKEIEDDISRSISEDGDINDRASEELARLRKAKGISQQRIKESLDGILRNPSYQKMLQDNVITSRGDRYVVPIKMEYSSAFPGIVHDQSASGATLFIEPMAVVQLGNELREITLKENREVQKILQQLTAKVTARIPEILLLNEALIKLDFILAKARLSEDMEAGSPLVMNKQEVKLIGARHPLLTGPVVPISVGLGMDDQFLIITGPNTGGKTVTLKTIGLMAVMMQSGLHIPAESDSRLGIFTRIFVDIGDEQSVEQSLSTFSAHMTNIVDITREADSRSLVLLDELGAGTDPGEGAALAMAILAELLERGSCGVATTHYGALKTFAYNTPGVENASVEFNPETLKPTYRLLTGIPGRSNALAIAQRLGLGSSILEKARSFISERDTKESDLLENLEDTQREIELKKRSVEEEQKKAEHKAAELKKKNLELEEKYEDIMRKAKEEAVDVVRQARLEAEGIIKEIKEAQKKERREQEAALEKTRQGLKKLSEKVYETEYTGKNKSGPKPGQVEPGQTVYMPNLRQKGQVLQKPDNNNEVLVQTGILKVSVPLSEIRLVDETRKPEHFAKTIQGTFGLSKAVNLRSEIDLRGKLVEEGILMLDKYLDDAVITGINQVSVIHGKGTGALRAGIHQFLKRHPHVAAYRLGEFGEGDSGVTIVELK comes from the coding sequence TTGATAGCTTCAGATAAAGTCCTGGCAAAACTGGATTTTAGCGCAGTCAGAGAACGGCTTAGGAATCATTGCATGCTTCCCGGGGCGAAAGAATTAGCGGAAGCCCTTGTTCCGGAGTCTGAGCTGCGTACCGTTAGAGCGCTGCTCCGCGAAACGGACGAAGGGAAAATTCTCCTTAGGATTAACCCTTTGTTTTCAGTCAGAGGAGCGCGGGAAATCCGTCCTTATCTGGAAAGATGCGACCGGGGCGGAACCTTAAATCCGGAAGAATTGCTGGAAATCAGAGATACGTTGAAAACTGCCCGCCGCCTAAAGAATACGCTGATAGACGGCGGTCAGTCTGGAAAAGACCAGTACAGCGAATTATATACGCTCAGAGAAACGGTCGATGGGATTGTACCGCAGAAAGAGATAGAAGATGATATCTCCCGCAGTATCTCCGAGGACGGGGATATCAATGACCGGGCTTCCGAAGAGCTGGCCAGACTGCGGAAAGCGAAAGGGATAAGTCAGCAACGGATCAAGGAAAGCCTTGACGGCATTCTAAGAAATCCGAGCTATCAAAAGATGCTTCAGGACAATGTCATTACAAGCAGAGGGGACCGCTATGTGGTTCCGATTAAAATGGAATACAGTTCAGCTTTTCCCGGAATTGTCCATGATCAGTCAGCCAGCGGAGCGACCCTTTTTATCGAACCGATGGCAGTGGTCCAGCTCGGCAATGAACTGAGGGAGATCACCCTGAAAGAGAACAGGGAAGTTCAAAAGATTCTTCAGCAGCTCACAGCAAAAGTTACTGCCAGGATTCCGGAAATCCTGCTGTTGAATGAAGCCTTGATTAAGTTGGATTTTATTCTGGCGAAAGCCCGTCTAAGTGAAGATATGGAAGCCGGGTCACCGCTCGTAATGAATAAACAGGAGGTCAAGCTGATCGGCGCGAGACATCCTCTGCTCACCGGGCCTGTTGTACCGATATCCGTCGGACTTGGGATGGATGATCAATTTCTGATCATTACCGGCCCGAACACGGGTGGTAAGACTGTGACGCTGAAGACGATCGGCCTTATGGCGGTAATGATGCAGTCCGGGCTGCATATTCCGGCTGAAAGTGATTCCCGGCTCGGGATCTTTACCCGGATTTTTGTCGATATCGGTGACGAGCAGAGTGTTGAACAGTCTTTGAGTACGTTCTCCGCCCATATGACCAATATTGTTGATATTACCCGGGAAGCCGACAGCCGTTCCCTGGTTCTGCTGGATGAGCTTGGAGCCGGGACGGATCCGGGAGAAGGGGCAGCCCTGGCCATGGCGATTCTTGCGGAATTATTGGAGCGCGGGAGCTGCGGGGTGGCTACGACGCACTACGGCGCGTTAAAGACCTTTGCCTACAATACACCAGGGGTTGAAAATGCTTCAGTTGAGTTTAATCCGGAAACGCTTAAGCCCACCTACCGCCTGCTGACCGGTATTCCCGGACGCAGCAATGCTTTAGCGATTGCCCAGCGGCTCGGACTTGGCAGTAGTATTTTGGAAAAAGCCCGCTCCTTTATCTCTGAACGGGATACGAAGGAGAGCGATCTCCTGGAGAACCTCGAGGATACGCAAAGAGAGATTGAACTTAAAAAACGGAGCGTGGAAGAAGAGCAGAAGAAGGCTGAACATAAAGCCGCGGAGCTTAAGAAAAAGAATCTGGAACTGGAAGAAAAATACGAAGATATTATGCGCAAAGCCAAAGAAGAGGCTGTCGACGTTGTCCGTCAGGCCAGACTCGAAGCCGAAGGTATCATCAAAGAAATCAAGGAAGCCCAAAAGAAAGAACGACGTGAACAGGAAGCGGCTCTGGAGAAAACACGCCAGGGGCTGAAAAAACTCTCTGAAAAGGTGTATGAAACCGAGTATACCGGAAAAAACAAATCCGGACCGAAGCCCGGGCAAGTAGAACCCGGGCAAACGGTCTATATGCCCAATCTTAGACAAAAAGGCCAGGTCTTACAAAAACCTGATAACAACAATGAAGTGTTGGTCCAGACGGGTATCTTGAAAGTCAGCGTTCCTCTGTCAGAAATAAGACTGGTCGATGAGACAAGAAAACCGGAACACTTTGCAAAAACCATTCAAGGTACTTTCGGGCTGAGCAAAGCGGTAAATCTCAGAAGTGAAATTGACCTCCGGGGAAAACTGGTCGAGGAAGGCATCCTGATGCTGGATAAGTATCTGGATGATGCTGTGATTACAGGAATCAATCAGGTCAGTGTGATTCATGGCAAAGGGACAGGCGCCCTGCGGGCAGGCATTCATCAGTTTCTGAAGAGACATCCCCATGTTGCCGCTTACCGTTTAGGTGAGTTTGGCGAAGGCGATTCCGGGGTCACGATCGTTGAATTAAAGTAA